A region of the Candidatus Methylacidithermus pantelleriae genome:
CCTTCTCCGGGACCTTGGAGCGCAATCCTTGGGAACCTTTGGCGCCTGGAGTAGCACAGGAGGGAAATGCAAGCGCTAGCTCAGTAAGATATTTGTTTTAGGCAAAAGTTTGTCCGGGGAAGGAGAAAGATCGTGGTGACGCGGGAAGAAAGGAGCCAAGTGGTTTAGGCAAATTCTCTTTCGAAGCCTAAGAGCGGTTCAGAGGCTTTTCTTCCAACCTCGACCAAAACGGTCAGCTCTTGCGCTCTCGTCTCACGGATAGGGAGTCAGGGCCTTGGGAAACTCCCACAGTTTAGTGGTTGACCTCGCCACACGGCGAGAGGGTAAGATCTACCGAATCGACGAGAAAAGCGACCGGATGGGGGTGAGTGTGGAAACCCAAGGCTGGTGGAGGGGTGGTGCGCTTTTGAGCAACTACGTTAACAGGAAGGGAACTTGGGCGGTAGCTACCAGCTGGCCGATTTGGCTTTTCTCTTTTTGGCAGAGGTTATGGCTCGTTGGTTACTCTACAGCTGTGGAAGCTAACCAAACTGAAAGGCCTCGTAGGATTCGCGGATCTCGGAGAAGTTTTGTTTTTTTCCGGACAGTGGGATGTTAAGTCCGCTGCAGCGTGGCTGGATCTAAACCCACGCGTGCTAGGAGAAGATTCCAATGCCTCACCGAATACGGAAGAAGCGCTTGGGATGAAGCCTTGTAACCGAGAGGAGAAAGCGGAGCGATGCGGCTTGTCCTCACACTGAATGCACATGGCAAAGATGCGCGCTTCCCGATTCATTATAACGAGTTTGTGCAGGGGGTAATCTATCGAAATCTCGACGAGTACTTGGCTCAGGTTTTTCACGAAGAAGGAGTCCGAGATCGAAAGCGTCGCCTGAAACTTTTTACCTTTTCGCGCCTTTTGGAGCCGTGCACGTTGACGGACGGGTGGCTAGAGCCTAAAGGTCCGCTTCGACCTGTAATTGCGTCTCCTATCGTGGAATTCCTAGAGTCTTTTGCCTGTCAGTTGGTGAGGAATCGTCGATTGCACATAGGCTCAGCTGAGTTTGTGGTAGAGTCAGTCGAGGTAGAGTTTCAAGCGCCTTACCGGGAGGTAGTCATTTTGCGCGTGCTTTCGCCGGTTACGGTGTATAGCACGCTTTTGACGAGAGAGGGTTAGAAAAAAAACGTATTACTACGCTCCGCAAGAAAAGGAATTTGAGCGCTTGGTGCTGAGCAACTTTCGCCGCAAGGTTCGGATCTGGACAGGTGAGGAAATCCCTGAGGACGGAGCATTGTTTCCTCCCTATCGAGTAGGTTCACGCAATCTTCACGTGGTCCTATACAAAGGAACTGTTATGAAAGGATGGATCGGGTCGTACCACCTGCGGGCTCCTCAACCGTACTTTCGTATGGCACTTGACGCAGGAATAGGGTCAAAAAATAGCCAAGGATTTGGATGCGTGGAACTGCGGAGAGACATTAGGCAGGAAGAAAACATGAACGCATCTTCTGTACAGAGGTCCGGCGAGCATGGTGGTTCTCTTGCCGAATCTGGCAAAAAATAGCCCGCCGATCGAGTTTGAAGCATAATCGGCGTTCGGCTAAAAACCTCAGACGAAATGGGCAAT
Encoded here:
- a CDS encoding CRISPR-associated endoribonuclease Cas6 encodes the protein MLSNFRRKVRIWTGEEIPEDGALFPPYRVGSRNLHVVLYKGTVMKGWIGSYHLRAPQPYFRMALDAGIGSKNSQGFGCVELRRDIRQEENMNASSVQRSGEHGGSLAESGKK